The Hyphomonadaceae bacterium ML37 genome includes a region encoding these proteins:
- a CDS encoding threonine synthase, which produces MSHFTHLECSMTGARLAADRAHNLSPEGWPLLARYDLAALKRTADRDAIAARAAHTHPGFWKWRELLPVADDAHVTSLGEVDTPLIETPASARAIGLKGPLLIKDEGRLPTGSFKARGLALAVSMARQFGIRAMAMPTNGNAGAALSAYGARAGMETWSFCPADTPEVNLREIAAQGGHVYRVNGLIHQCGALVGALKEEMGWFDVSTLKEPYRIEGKKTMGIELAWQLGWTLPDAIFYPTGGGTGLIGMWKAFDEMEALGWIGPERPKMFAVQADGCAPIVKAFVAGEEHAPEWLDASTSAAGIRVPKAIGDFLILRAVRASGAAALAVSEAEIEAARALCGRADGLLLCPEGAATLAAARNARAAGLIEADARCVLFNCGSGLKYALPDRARDLDRTKPVTRAMLEG; this is translated from the coding sequence ATGAGCCATTTCACCCATCTTGAGTGTTCCATGACCGGCGCGCGCCTGGCCGCCGACCGGGCCCATAATCTCTCGCCCGAGGGCTGGCCGCTGCTGGCGCGCTATGATCTGGCGGCGCTGAAGCGCACCGCCGACCGCGACGCCATCGCCGCGCGCGCCGCTCATACCCATCCGGGTTTCTGGAAATGGCGCGAGCTTCTGCCCGTGGCCGATGACGCCCATGTCACCAGCCTGGGCGAGGTGGACACGCCCCTGATCGAAACGCCTGCCAGCGCCCGGGCGATCGGGCTCAAAGGCCCGCTTCTGATCAAGGATGAGGGCCGCCTGCCCACGGGCAGTTTCAAGGCGCGCGGGCTGGCGCTGGCGGTGTCCATGGCGCGACAGTTCGGGATCAGGGCCATGGCCATGCCCACCAATGGCAATGCCGGCGCGGCGTTGTCGGCCTATGGCGCGCGGGCGGGGATGGAGACCTGGTCCTTCTGCCCGGCCGACACGCCCGAAGTGAACCTGCGCGAGATCGCCGCCCAGGGCGGGCATGTCTACCGCGTCAACGGCCTGATCCATCAGTGCGGGGCGCTGGTGGGCGCCCTCAAAGAGGAGATGGGCTGGTTTGACGTCTCCACGCTGAAAGAGCCCTACCGGATCGAGGGCAAGAAGACGATGGGGATCGAGCTCGCGTGGCAGCTGGGCTGGACCCTGCCTGACGCGATCTTCTACCCCACCGGCGGCGGCACCGGCCTGATCGGTATGTGGAAGGCGTTCGACGAAATGGAGGCGCTGGGCTGGATCGGGCCGGAGCGCCCGAAAATGTTCGCCGTCCAGGCCGATGGCTGCGCGCCCATCGTCAAGGCCTTCGTGGCGGGCGAGGAGCATGCGCCCGAATGGCTGGATGCTTCCACCAGTGCCGCCGGTATCCGCGTGCCCAAGGCGATTGGCGATTTCCTGATCCTGCGGGCCGTGCGCGCCAGCGGCGCGGCGGCGCTGGCGGTGAGCGAGGCCGAGATTGAAGCGGCGCGCGCTTTGTGCGGGCGCGCGGACGGGCTGCTGCTCTGCCCGGAAGGCGCGGCGACGCTCGCCGCCGCACGCAATGCCCGCGCCGCCGGGCTGATCGAAGCGGATGCGCGCTGCGTCCTGTTCAATTGCGGCTCGGGCCTGAAATACGCCCTGCCCGACCGCGCGCGTGATCTGGACCGGACGAAGCCGGTGACGCGGGCGATGCTGGAGGGTTAG